A stretch of DNA from Manihot esculenta cultivar AM560-2 chromosome 7, M.esculenta_v8, whole genome shotgun sequence:
tttatattatattattataatcattttataattattttttcaaaaaaatggtcaataaaaaaatataaagatcccTTATATTTCCGTCagctttttttttctattatttttggaAAATCTGTCCAATCACCTAGAGTTGGtgagaatttcttttttttatataaaaaaaaatagaatctaCATTAAAAACATAGCTACGCAAGcatttatgttaaattttgttttaataaaattaaaaaggtaaaaaataaaatgaattttaaaaattatttaatgatgagaaaataaaaattaagtaatttgtgttagaaaattaaaattttattttgaaacttCTATCCCTTGCTTAGAatgtaaaattttgaaaaaatttaaaaaaaaaaattatttttcttaaatttttatgtttagcaaaattaataatgtaagaattaaattttcatgAATTCTTAtgagaattgattttgaattaaaaataaatcttactaaaattattaaaattttataaaaaataatttcacttaaggttgtttacatcaaaattatttaattagccatttaatttcttttattttaaatttatttcttatggttaattaataattaatctttataaaaattattttaatttaatagtaactaataatatttaatacatttataattaatattaaaattttattatattatttattaatttaaaaaattatatttttaatggtaaaaaattatataaaattcaaaatgttacaaaaatattaataatatttttttaatgaatgtaataaaaataattattatttataagaataaatatttatgttttgtttaaaaataataaaaatgatgaataaattaaattaatttaaatttattattaatttatctaatataaaataaattttattatatttaaattgatttcaaataaatgaatttatttatgaataaaaataaattgaattccattaaaaaaaattaaattctattttgaTAAGAATTGCATACCAAACAAAGATCTAGTATTTTTAATGAAAGAAAATGTGTGatacaaattttaaaatggtcaaattattttaagaaattatgtTAAAAGGAGTAATAATGTAAAGATATactcataaaataaattaaatatgattatgttataaattttcataaacaataaaattgtatttaataataaaaatcagaatatcttttaattttaagaaatttaaaattcgATTTGATAGTAATGAAATATAATCAtttatataacttttttttataaattattaatgataattactaataatagttatttaaaaatttcagcattcaataattaatttcaaatattcaatataCATCTAATAAATAAGAAAGATTAATGTATGCGTACCGTTATACTGAAAAGTGATAATTGAGTATTATTCTCCCGTTCTGACAAAAATTCTTCAATTTTCGACGGTGCCTTCATTTTGCTGTGAAAAGTTCTAAGATTCGGAAGATTTTGCAAATTCAAAGAATGCAAGCGATTAAACTCAAACACTTCATTACTGTTTTCACTTTCATCAACAACAATAGCTTCCATCTTAGGACAATCTTCCACTTTCATTTTCTGTAGTTGCAAAAGACACTTGACAGTAGATAATGAGAAGAGATGCGTCAATCTCTGACAATTTGTTACTTGTAAAATTTCCAATTTATTAAAAGATCCTCCTGCAAGTTGACCATAACAGATCTTCTCCAACttcattaaatttttcaaaatcaaagaGACTAGAATTGGAAAGGCATCACATGCTGTCAACTTTGTCGGATCGATAATATGTTGAATGACATGGTTATTTTGGACTTTGAGGTACTTCAATTTTGGAAAGCCGTCCCCATCAATATCATACAACAAGTTCtcagcctccctcacttcatctAAGCATAAATATTCAGTCTCACTCAATAGCACTTTAATCCCTGAATGAATGCTTGTCTTGAGCTTAAGTTTCAGCGTTCTGGAGGTTTTGTAGTTGTCATCCCAGTCCCAGTCCCAGTTATCCCCTATCACTATTCTGAAGCTCTGCAAGCGGCCATTGGAGAACAAGTATTTTGGTAATATCTTGTCATCCAGTATTTGCATTTCTGAGGTAGTCAACTGAGACAACTTTTCCAACTCAGCAAGGCTTGCATTGTTCCCATCGGCCTCCCACTCAACAAAACTGTTAATCATGTACAGTTCTTCAAGCTCCGACAGCTTCGATAAGGTATTTGCTGGAATCATTTTGAGTTTGGAACAATTGCTCACATCTAAGACTTTTAGTCGAGCCAGTTGCTCTATTTGTCTGGGCAACTCAACAACGTAGGAGTTTGCAAAACTAAGAACTCGTAGTTGCTTCAAGTCTCCAATGATGGCTAAGTCGTCCAGTTGGCATCGATGCAAGCAAAGGGTATGAAGGTTGGATAGGAAAGCCAGCGATGAAGGGAGGGACACAAAATGGATCCCACTAAAATCCACTACTTCTAGGTTTCTAATGCCCTTGAAAAACTGATGTGGGATTCCCAAACAAAAAACTTCTGTAAAAAGGAATAGTGCCTCTGCTTTTGGGCACACCCATCCTTCGGGGAGATTTTCAATATCACAATATGACAAAGAAATTCTGGTGCAATCCTTATTTGGAAATTTCATCAACTCCTTGCCACTTGTAACTATAAACGCATGTTGCTCTCTAGATGCAATCGAGAGAGCAGTATCCCGAACAACATCATGGATTTTAACAAATCCATACATGTCGCCATCTAGTAATAAGCTCTGCATTTTGAGGCTATCAATCAAACTATATACTTTGTTTCTTGCTTCCTGGACAGAGGAAATGTTCTTGAATAAACTAAGACCCATAACGTATTTCAGCAAGGACTGGATTGCAATATTAGATTGTCCTAACAGACCACAAAGCAAGAAAAACGACTTGACTTCATTGCTACACAAATTATTGTAGCTTGACTCCAGAGTCGCGTGCACTTTCGAATATATTTCTTCGTTGTCAAACTCGGATAGCGTTTCAGCTTATCATTCCACGCGTATAACTCTCTATTTCTCAAGTCTGTCGCCACTGTGAGCAGTAGAAGAGGCAATCCTGCACACTTTTTAGCAATTTCTGCGGCGATAGGGGGCAATTCCGAATCTTTAGCACCTGCTACAGATATTTCAAACAAACTCCGGGCCTCTTCGTCCTGTAGAACGTCAAGCTTGAATTCTTTCTGTGTGCCCATCTCGCAAGATAACACATCTTGTTTCCTTGAGGTGAGAAGTATTTTGCATCCTTTGAAACCATCTCCAAAGGGAATTCCTACTGCATTTAAATCAAGTTTTTTCCAAATATCATCAAGAATTATAAgtaccttcttcttctctttctccaaCTCTTTCTTCAACCTCTCATATAGCCGATTAGCTCTTCCAGGTATTTCCTCCACATCAAATTTCAAGCCCAGGATATCAGCGATCTCCGATTGAATTCTTCGGAGTTCTGGTGTTTGATTTACAGCAACCATAGCCACGACGTCGAACAGTTTCTCTTCTATAGCTTTTCTATGGACCTGTTTTGCTAGGGTGGTCTTACCCACACCTCCAAGTCCATACACCCCGATCATATTAAGATCTGGATCTAATAGTGCATCCATAACTTTCTCCAAGAACAACTCTCTTGAATTCAAGCCCTCACGAGCATATACTGACGGGGCAACTATCTGCTGTAGAGGGGGAAGGAAGGAAATTGGATTATGGTCTTCTTCAATCGCAAGCTCATGAATTGCCAGAGCTTTCTTCTCTGCTTTCTTGCTAAGCTGATAGCGTGTCTTCAAATCAGGACATAATCCAACGAAACACCTCTTTTTCGCTTGTTCTTCGCCTTTGATACATTCCTCAGCTTCTTCAATAGCTTTGCCTGCATCGTTCAGCCACTTGTTGACACTTTCATAGATCTCTTCCCCTTTCCTTGTAGCCTCCTCAACAGCTTGCTGCAACTTGACTGTTCTGTTCTTCATTTTCTCAGACTCATGATGGAGTTTCTCAACCTTGCTCTTGTAGGTGAAAGGGTAGCTGATATGTCGTTTGATTGGGACGACAACAAATTCCATGATGGGTTCTTTAATGACCTCAGTGAAGATGGAGATAAAGATATCGAGAAccattttgatttttttgatttttttgatttttttttgaaatctcAGAGCAAAAACAAAATAAACCAAGAAATCAGAGTAGAAcaagataaaagaaaataaagacaaGAAAGGACTGCTGAAATCAACAGAAAAACAGTCGCTAAAGAATTAGAGAGCCAAATGAGGAGAGGAAGCAGAGAACTAACAGAGAGATGGAGGAGCGATGGTTATGGATGAGTAAAGGTTGGTGACTACTGAATACAAGGGTGGGGGAATGTAGGAGTTGACGGGCGATGACTTAatacataataaattaacaatttaaatCACCAAAAtaccaaattttgaattttaaactaaataaatttattttatattttttcaaaaaatatttttttcacttgACCTATTCttgagttttttctttttaccttcgtttcaatttttcatttatatgatattgaaaaattattatttaatttttatattataggaaaattttttaattaattttcaattttaaaaaataataatttttaaatcaataaaatatcaaattttaaatttcaaaccaaataaatttatttatatttttttaaaaatttttatttttgcttgaCGTGATCCATAAAACTTTtactttttatcattatttatccGTTTTcgtttttttatatatgatattaaaaaattattatttaatttttataatataaaaaagttacaatattttattttaaaaaatatattaaaatattttcaatattttaaaaaatttattaattaatctttttattaaatataataaataattttgaaatgctTTTAATAcagatatattaattaataattttttaaaaaattttaaaaattaaataattaattttttaaaattataaaagttaaataataaaatatttaatctattaaaattaataaaataattaattagtaatttttaaaaaaataaatattttaatataaattttaaaattaaaaatttttttatattataaaaattatatgaataattttacCTATGATATTTTGTGATTTTTATCGTTTGATTTGACATTGCATTTTGTCAGATGTGATTCTTTGGGAGCAATTTGTTCGATGTCTATTTTTCATAAAGCCTCCGTCTGTGTCAGTactaaatacattaaaaaacaaaataaataatgaaattagaTGATGATTGatattctctttttcttcaaaaTTAATCGTCTAATTTCTAAAGGTTTgtaataaaataagtaaaatttataatttaattattagtattattattattaataaattaatttttatatttttaaaaatttattaaaatatttttatttttttattaataaaataatcctttcatttatttttattattaaaaatataataaaaaaaattaaattattttattattttctttatttttcttttttttattaatttttctttcttcttctgcttctttttctacttctgcttcttcttttacttctgcttctccttcttttccttcttttctttcttattcttttgcttctttttcttcttttccctctttctcttcttcttcttataaaaatgataaggacattttaataaatgtaAGAAAAGATAgaaactatttcattgataaaaaaaataataaggatattttaataaatttttaaaaatataaggagaAATAATTTCGTTaacagaaagaaacgatgaaaagggactatttcgttgaccaaaaaaaacgataagaacgttttaatagacatgaaaaaaataaaaatattttaataaatttttaaaaatttaaggactaacttattaaaataacaatatctaaaaactaaataaaaggtTTTATTTGAGAGGaaaattagattttataaaacttcctctctcctcctttatctaattttaacagaAAAAATAACGAAaaaactatttcgttgacggaaaaaaaatataaaaacgttttaatagatttctaaaaatacagggattgacttattaataatgacaatacctaaaaactaaattataaatctttcataaaatacttaaattaaattaaatttattttaattttagtagagatgcaactgaattaaattttaaatttatttagtaaattgacttaattcaaatataaattcaaactcaacttataaaaaacattattaaatttaaatttaatttaatccgtaaaaaatttattaaagttcaatttaaactcaatttataaaaatttatttatcattctaatgagttaaattaaaattaactcaaaaaaattttaattcaaatttaaataaataaataaatttaactaaaatttaatttttattagaaatataacaaaaatttacttgagattaatttatttaaattttaaataattaaaaaattaaataattttaaataattttttatattaaaaatttattgaagtCTCTTAATATAAAACTCTGAAATTAAACTGTgctttttttatagaaaattaaactcaactttttcataaatttttaatgtgAAATCGAGGAATGCAGATAACGGTCAGTATTAGCGTTTATCATCTATTTATTATTacgtaaattttaatttacatatAGACTTTTGGCACAGCAATGCAGCAACCCATATAAATGCCTTTTGACCTGGTTGAATTCCCAACTCTGTAAaagttttttaaacttttttcttctcaattttttcctttataatttttcttaaacttttttttaattttcttattaattagttaaaaaattacataagaatattataaaatctttaatcaattatataaatatatataaaataagtttaacattatataataatgagtttaataatatttttaatcaaatataaaaagttttatgtaaaatttattaaattatataaaataaaatttaaatttatatataaatattttatctgagggagaatatatttaaatttgtattttatactacttattttatattttaatatttcttctTATAAATATACAtcatctaaaattaaattacaattataaaactctttataaatataatacacattatttatctaattaatcattattaatatatttttataattattctcagtttaattataataattatataaaaaaattttataattatactttaattttaaaagttatataGTTTTTACAATTCAAAATACTATTATTATATATgagtaataatattaaaaaatacttattataataattaatattaattatttgtgatttttaataatatgattttCATGTATAGcagttagttttattttttaataatttatgaacTAATTCATGAGTTTACTTAACGaattaattcataaattttttttaaatgaattaattcaCGAGTCTTCTTAAATGAGACTATTTAAGAGTCTATTTAATGAGTTTACTTCGTGTCTATTCAACAAGTCTACTTAGCTCGCGAGTCTCTTAGTGAGCCAGCTCACTAGCTTGGTCACAAACCTGAAAATGAATTGGTTCGTGAGTTTTAACGAATCAAATACTATTAAGTTAAATCTCGACTCGTTTAGATGACAAGTTTCAAAATTGAGTTCGAACTTAGCTCATTTAAAAAACAAGCCGAACTCAATCGAATTTTTATAAAGTCGGCTCTCAAATaacttataaataatttgattcatTTAACCTCCTAAATTTTAGATTGttttccatttttttattaaaaacccAATTAAAATTGTTAGACTGGTATAATATAAAcatgtttttctataattttttatattatataaaataatttatattttaattttaaattttaatataattacctattgaattttaaattcttttataattaattcatttaaattaaatgatttatttattttttattattaaaaatataaaaatatttttattatttttaaaatagataaattataatttaatatttgaatttgaatataattaactgatttatcatatattttaaaaattaatcactTAAATCTCTTCAAACCTTTTAAATTCTAGGCCTTTGGTCCATTTGTTTTCGTTTGTTTctattaaaagtataaaatatttttattgctcCTTTTAAGTTAGAAATATTAATCAATTAGGTTTCAtccatttttttcatttattaaaattttaacaccTTGATCATTCATTattcatttcaaaaaatattcaaCTTCTCCTTACCCTTTGTCTAAATTATCATATTCAgctaattttttatacttttactatttaatttctatttattaaaatattttagtatcagatagttttaaaattttgagaaaaacttataaatttaatcattattattaaatatttatagataGTAGACTTTACACGTAATATTTTTGGAGAAAAATTATGCTTTTATAAGTTCATTCAACGGCTTTTAATTAATGTttataataaatagaataattataattttagacgAAAGGAATATAAAGAGATTTAAGCAGTGGTGGATATAGAAATTTAAGTCAAGAGTTCAATCCCGATTTAAATAAgcgattaaagaaaaataaaacacatgaaataattatatattaagaataatagtttttataaaagttaataataatatagtaaAATTATAACGATTTTATCTATTATtcattgattaaaatttaaatatttaatttattacctattaaatttatattttttaaatttaaatagtccatgaaatctattaaataatttactattacacataaaacacttttattataaaaaaaataaaatttattttctctaaatttaaatagtttaatttggaGGAATAATTAACTTCCTGAAAAATAAATTCCaatgtttgatttgatttaatattGGATGAGGTTAACTATTatcctattaatttttttatgtttattataataaaatgaaaaataaaataaatttgagagggtaaaatttaactaatttaatatgatataattcaTTTTGTATATTGCATGAAGATAGTgcatttgaaaatataaatatgaaactaAGTATTATCTCATACTATATatatctcatttaatttcatttcaAACGTACTCATGACAATAAAATTagtgtataaaattaaattagataatgagtaaagaattttaaaagaataattactATTTGGAGTATTAAAatcttgaaaataaaaaataaatattttgaattgaaaaaataatagataaatgtatttttttgataaataaatgaaaattttcaaggtcaataataaattataaaatgaattaaattaaatataaaagttcaccataaaatactaaatttataaaatagtcttttaaaattattattttttattttagtaatatttaaaatttaataacatcatattttttcaattattttagtttCCCTTTTCCATAAATAATTGTAGAAATTAAAGATCAATCTAGAAAACTAAAACAAGCAACTCAAATTAGAATAAATAAATCAAGTGAATACAGATCAAtctaaaattcataatttaactCAATTCAAACTATTTAGCTCAATTCAATGCGTGTACACTAAATGTGGTTATGGTAGTTTGAACCATAAATCAAATtcagaattaaaattaatccattcgatttaataatttgatttaatttcgatttgatttttttattttttaaataaatcatttttaaaaaattatatcacttaaaattaatgtataaacaaattaaattattaaataattaaatttaaatttatttttaatttataaaaaaatattattgatatttaaaggtaatattattttatttttatattatacatatattattttattttttataccatATAAATGGATACACTTTACCATTAtcttatttgataaaatatatattcaataatacttaatatttatatttacttctttgtattttatttaagtttttatttttatttttttaaattgaaattaaattaactgTTTATAATctagatttaattaaaattgaaatcgaAAATGTAGAAAATCAGAAtcataaaaaatcataattatgaaaaatcaaAACTCTAAATGCTTTAAAACTGGACTAAAACTGTTAAAAGAATTAAACCATCTTGAACTGTTTTATATCGAAtctatttcaatttgattcgagCAATAAATCAAATCGCAGATTTTAATTCATGACTATATTTACGATGCACTGATTGGAACTATCACAAAAAATAAGTATCGTGAGGAGACAATGTTACTATCACTAATTAAATACAACTATCACCGGATTATCGCGGATCAATTCTGAATAACAATAGTTCTAAAGGTGAGAAAAAACTAGCAACATTGACAACAATGACAAAATATAAATTAGTCAGCATGCCACATCTAGATtctcaagaaagaaaataaattaaaaataacttatagcAAAATTATTAAGCACGAGAAAAAAACACCACAAAACTTACTGTCAATAATAATGAATGAGAGTGTGATCTACAAACATAACGAGCCGGTTTCAAAATACTCCCGTCATAGCAATTAAAAACTTTCCagccaaataaaatataaaataaatatacaagTATTCGCCAtttaacattaatttttttaataaaaaaattgaatttttgaaaGAATTTAAATCATGTTGGCAAATGACACTTAATATATAATTGAATGAATAATTTcactcattatttttttatcttaataattattttaattttatattttaattttaaaatattaaaataaatttattaaattttaattgacgttatttgcttttaatttttaaagtttaaagaaTAAATCTTAATTTATTAGCATATGTATAGTTATCTTGTTTTTAaaataagtatttttattttattgagatttattattcaatttaaaaagaGCATTAATGAATTTAACAATATTTAAATTGCattgttaaatttatttgtccaaagaaaattttactttaatatatatatatatatattattaaatgaattattaaattactttaaatatgaaatatacataataaattaacaaCTTAAAATAaccaatttattaaattaaaaaaaattattttcacccTGATGTGATCAATGAGATGATTAATGCATTATGATGTTAGAAATACAACCATACTTTAAATATCCTAAAACTATCTTAATAAAGTGATAAATTTGCTATTCAAATAAATAGGAGCACTAAccaatttaataatattcaaaattatattatta
This window harbors:
- the LOC122724059 gene encoding probable disease resistance protein At1g61310 — protein: MVLDIFISIFTEVIKEPIMEFVVVPIKRHISYPFTYKSKVEKLHHESEKMKNRTVKLQQAVEEATRKGEEIYESVNKWLNDAGKAIEEAEECIKGEEQAKKRCFVGLCPDLKTRYQLSKKAEKKALAIHELAIEEDHNPISFLPPLQQIVAPSVYAREGLNSRELFLEKVMDALLDPDLNMIGVYGLGGVGKTTLAKQVHRKAIEEKLFDVVAMVAVNQTPELRRIQSEIADILGLKFDVEEIPGRANRLYERLKKELEKEKKKVLIILDDIWKKLDLNAVGIPFGDGFKGCKILLTSRKQDVLSCEMGTQKEFKLDVLQDEEARSLFEISVAGAKDSELPPIAAEIAKKCAGLPLLLLTVATDLRNRELYAWNDKLKRYPSLTTKKYIRKCTRLWSQATIICVAMKSSRFSCFVVC